The Synechococcales cyanobacterium T60_A2020_003 genome has a window encoding:
- a CDS encoding cupin domain-containing protein produces MKRTALSERPAEPVSHNPAITKRVMLRNDVLPHLTNFSQAEFLPGQVAAAHAHADMGEVFFVESGDGAIAINGIEYALAPGVCVAVEPGEVHEVKNTGDVPLVLTYFGIKI; encoded by the coding sequence ATGAAACGTACCGCTCTTTCCGAACGTCCGGCTGAACCTGTCTCCCACAATCCTGCCATCACTAAGCGCGTAATGCTCCGAAACGACGTTCTTCCCCATCTTACAAATTTCTCCCAGGCCGAGTTTCTGCCCGGTCAAGTCGCTGCTGCCCACGCCCACGCGGATATGGGAGAAGTGTTCTTTGTGGAATCGGGCGATGGGGCGATCGCCATCAACGGCATTGAGTACGCATTAGCCCCCGGAGTTTGTGTTGCGGTAGAACCGGGCGAAGTTCACGAGGTCAAAAATACAGGGGATGTTCCCCTCGTTTTGACCTACTTTGGGATCAAAATCTAG
- a CDS encoding class I SAM-dependent methyltransferase — translation MNKWTSTDHALQYLARADSIPHRTEGEAVLLDHVPKTVNRILDIGTGNGRLLGLLKIDRPQVNGIALDFSPTMLEAVTERFQDDPTVAIVNHNLDQPLPDLGTFDAIVSSFAIHHLDDDRKRSLYAEIFDRLEPGGIFCNLEHVASPTQRLHEHFMRSIGYRPEDEDPSNQLLDVETQLRWFREIGFMDVDCYWKWLEMALLVGVKSEQS, via the coding sequence ATGAACAAATGGACATCCACTGACCACGCTTTGCAGTATCTCGCCCGTGCGGACAGTATTCCCCACCGTACAGAAGGGGAAGCGGTACTGCTCGACCACGTCCCCAAAACCGTGAACCGTATTTTAGACATCGGCACGGGGAATGGACGCTTGCTGGGACTGCTGAAAATCGATCGGCCTCAGGTGAACGGGATCGCCCTCGACTTTTCGCCTACGATGCTAGAAGCCGTAACCGAGCGGTTTCAGGATGATCCCACGGTGGCGATCGTGAATCATAACCTCGATCAGCCCTTGCCCGATTTAGGCACCTTTGATGCGATCGTGTCTAGCTTTGCAATTCACCATTTGGATGACGACCGGAAGCGATCGCTCTACGCCGAGATTTTCGATCGCTTAGAACCGGGTGGCATTTTCTGCAACCTAGAACACGTCGCCTCCCCTACCCAACGCCTCCACGAACACTTCATGCGCTCTATTGGCTATCGTCCAGAGGATGAAGATCCCTCGAATCAGTTGCTCGATGTGGAAACTCAACTGCGCTGGTTTCGAGAGATTGGATTTATGGATGTGGATTGCTACTGGAAGTGGCTGGAAATGGCGCTACTGGTGGGAGTCAAGTCAGAACAGAGTTAA
- a CDS encoding GuaB3 family IMP dehydrogenase-related protein → MNIQIGRGKTARRAYGIDEIALVPGPRTLDPSLADTRWTIGGIEREIPIIASAMDGVVDVQMAVLLSKLGALGVLNLEGIQTRYEDPNPILDRIASVGKDEFVSLMQELYASPIKPELITRRIQEIKSQGGIAAVSATPAGAVQFGSVVAEAGADLFFVQATVVSTAHLSPESITPLDLAEFCSSMLIPVVLGNCVTYDVTLNLMKAGAAAVLVGIGPGAACTSRGVLGVGIPQATAVADCAAAREDYYQETGRYVPVIADGGLVTGGDICKCIASGADGVMIGSPFARAKEAPGRGYHWGMATPSPVLPRGTRIKVGTTGTLEQILRGPAGLDDGTHNLLGALKTSMGTLGAKDIREMQQVEVVIAPSLLTEGKVYQKAQQLGMGK, encoded by the coding sequence GTGAACATTCAGATTGGTAGGGGCAAAACCGCCCGTCGGGCTTACGGAATTGATGAAATCGCTCTTGTTCCGGGGCCAAGAACTCTAGATCCTAGCCTAGCGGATACCCGCTGGACGATTGGGGGTATCGAGCGAGAGATCCCCATTATCGCCAGTGCGATGGATGGCGTCGTCGATGTGCAGATGGCCGTTTTGCTATCTAAACTTGGAGCACTCGGCGTTCTTAACCTGGAAGGAATTCAAACTCGCTACGAAGATCCCAACCCCATCCTCGATCGCATCGCATCGGTGGGGAAGGATGAGTTTGTATCGCTGATGCAAGAGCTATATGCATCTCCAATTAAGCCAGAACTGATTACCCGACGCATTCAGGAAATCAAGAGCCAAGGCGGGATTGCTGCCGTCAGCGCTACGCCCGCGGGTGCAGTGCAGTTTGGTTCCGTGGTCGCAGAAGCAGGCGCAGATCTCTTCTTTGTGCAAGCTACTGTCGTCTCTACAGCCCATCTTTCGCCGGAGTCGATCACGCCCCTAGACTTGGCTGAATTCTGTAGTTCTATGCTGATTCCGGTCGTCTTGGGGAACTGTGTGACCTACGATGTCACGCTGAACTTGATGAAAGCTGGGGCAGCGGCGGTGTTGGTCGGAATTGGCCCTGGTGCGGCCTGTACCTCCCGGGGTGTATTGGGTGTTGGAATTCCCCAAGCAACTGCCGTGGCAGACTGTGCAGCGGCTCGCGAAGATTATTACCAAGAAACCGGACGCTACGTTCCCGTGATTGCAGACGGTGGACTGGTTACCGGAGGCGACATTTGTAAGTGTATTGCTAGCGGTGCGGATGGTGTGATGATTGGGTCGCCCTTTGCTCGCGCGAAGGAAGCCCCCGGTCGTGGCTATCACTGGGGGATGGCGACGCCTAGCCCAGTCCTGCCCCGTGGAACTCGCATCAAGGTCGGCACAACGGGAACCCTGGAACAAATTCTGCGAGGCCCCGCAGGACTGGATGACGGAACCCATAACCTGCTCGGAGCACTGAAAACGAGTATGGGCACCCTGGGTGCGAAGGATATTCGCGAAATGCAGCAGGTGGAGGTGGTCATCGCTCCATCTCTCCTAACCGAGGGGAAGGTATACCAAAAGGCGCAACAGTTGGGCATGGGTAAGTAG
- a CDS encoding DJ-1/PfpI family protein, producing the protein MLKSRRVAIFIFNDVEVLDFCGPLEVFGVTQQDEEQKPFEVVTVAAVPGVVMARNQLSVNPMYSFETCPSADMVLIPGGVGTRPLLQDSTVLSWIQTQAKTAEYLLSVCTGALLLAKAGLLEGLAATTHHTTFDLLRQLAPNTDVREGDRMVDNGQIILSAGVSAGIDMSLYGVNKLCGDEAAIATATEMEYDWHPGKPIAYSKA; encoded by the coding sequence ATGCTTAAATCTCGGCGGGTTGCCATTTTTATTTTCAACGATGTCGAAGTGCTTGACTTCTGTGGGCCGCTAGAAGTGTTTGGCGTGACTCAACAGGATGAGGAGCAGAAGCCGTTTGAGGTGGTGACGGTTGCTGCTGTTCCGGGTGTCGTGATGGCGCGAAATCAGCTTAGTGTTAACCCGATGTATTCCTTTGAAACCTGCCCATCTGCCGATATGGTGCTGATTCCGGGTGGAGTGGGAACGCGCCCCTTGCTCCAGGATTCTACCGTTCTAAGCTGGATTCAAACCCAGGCCAAAACGGCGGAATACTTGCTATCCGTTTGTACCGGAGCGCTGCTGTTGGCAAAGGCTGGTCTTTTGGAGGGACTTGCCGCTACGACCCATCACACCACCTTTGATCTGCTGCGGCAGCTTGCGCCCAACACTGACGTTCGGGAGGGCGATCGCATGGTTGATAACGGTCAGATTATTCTCTCCGCAGGGGTATCGGCAGGGATTGATATGTCGCTGTACGGGGTTAATAAACTGTGCGGAGATGAAGCTGCGATCGCCACGGCAACGGAAATGGAATACGACTGGCATCCCGGCAAACCTATTGCCTACTCTAAGGCTTAG
- a CDS encoding bifunctional aconitate hydratase 2/2-methylisocitrate dehydratase — protein MLDEYRKHTAEREALGIPPLPLSAEQAAALCELLKHPPAGEEEMLLHLLRDRIPPGVDQASYVKASFLTAIAKGEVSSPLVSPQYAAELLGTMMGGYNVQALIELLQLPDAEVAAIATAGLSKTLLVYDAFHDVIELAKTNDYAKQVVDAWASAEWFTSKPTVPEQITVTVFKVPGETNTDDLSPAPHATTRPDIPLHALVMLESRMEGALDTIADLKKKGHPVAYVGDVVGTGSSRKSAANSVLWHMGEDIPFVPNKRTGGYVLGGKIAPIFFNTVEDSGGFPIECDVTQMETGDVITIYPYKGEITNEAGTVISTFTLKPETLLDEVRAGGRIPLLIGRTLTDKTRAALGLEPLDVFTRPQAPNDTGKGFTLAQKMVGKACGLPGVRPGTSCEPLMTTVGSQDTTGPMTRDELKELACLGFSADLVMQSFCHTAAYPKPVDIKTHQDLPDFFTSRGGVALRPGDGIIHSWLNRMLLPDTVGTGGDSHTRFPLGISFPAGSGLVAFAAAIGAMPLDMPESVLVRFKGELQPGVTLRDIVNAIPYVAIQEGKLTVAKQNKQNVFSGRIMEMEGLPDLKVEQAFELTDATAERSCAGCTIKLGTETIAEYLRSNVALLKNMVARGYGDARTILRRVAKMEAWLANPTLMAADADAEYADV, from the coding sequence ATGCTGGACGAGTATCGTAAACACACGGCGGAACGAGAAGCACTAGGAATTCCGCCTCTGCCCCTTTCTGCTGAGCAAGCGGCTGCCCTCTGTGAACTGCTCAAACATCCCCCGGCAGGCGAAGAGGAGATGCTGCTGCACCTGTTGCGCGATCGCATTCCACCTGGTGTTGACCAAGCCTCCTATGTTAAAGCGTCATTTCTAACGGCGATCGCCAAGGGTGAGGTCTCCAGTCCCCTTGTATCTCCCCAGTACGCGGCTGAACTGTTGGGGACGATGATGGGAGGATACAACGTCCAGGCATTGATCGAACTCTTGCAATTGCCTGATGCTGAGGTTGCGGCGATCGCCACGGCCGGACTCAGTAAAACCCTGCTCGTTTACGATGCTTTCCATGACGTGATCGAGCTTGCCAAAACCAACGACTACGCCAAGCAGGTGGTGGACGCTTGGGCGAGTGCCGAATGGTTCACTAGCAAGCCCACCGTTCCCGAACAAATTACCGTCACCGTTTTCAAAGTCCCCGGAGAAACCAACACCGACGACCTTTCTCCTGCGCCCCACGCTACGACCCGCCCGGACATTCCCCTCCATGCCCTCGTCATGCTAGAGAGCCGCATGGAAGGCGCACTGGATACGATTGCGGATCTGAAGAAAAAAGGCCATCCCGTTGCCTACGTGGGAGACGTGGTAGGTACAGGCTCTTCTCGGAAATCTGCGGCGAACTCGGTGCTGTGGCACATGGGTGAAGACATTCCCTTCGTACCCAACAAGCGGACCGGGGGCTACGTTCTCGGTGGTAAAATTGCGCCCATTTTCTTCAATACCGTTGAAGATTCTGGTGGCTTCCCCATCGAGTGTGATGTCACCCAGATGGAAACTGGAGATGTGATCACGATCTATCCCTACAAAGGCGAAATCACCAACGAAGCCGGAACGGTTATTTCCACTTTCACGCTCAAACCCGAAACCCTACTGGATGAAGTCCGGGCAGGTGGACGCATTCCCCTCCTCATTGGTCGCACCCTGACCGACAAAACCCGCGCCGCCCTCGGCCTTGAGCCGTTGGATGTCTTCACTCGTCCCCAGGCTCCCAACGATACGGGCAAAGGCTTCACCCTGGCTCAGAAAATGGTCGGCAAAGCCTGCGGTCTACCCGGTGTCCGTCCGGGCACCTCCTGCGAACCCTTGATGACCACCGTCGGATCTCAAGACACCACAGGCCCCATGACCCGCGATGAGCTGAAAGAACTAGCCTGTCTCGGTTTCAGTGCAGATTTGGTGATGCAAAGCTTCTGCCACACCGCTGCCTATCCCAAGCCCGTGGACATCAAGACCCATCAAGATTTGCCCGACTTCTTCACCTCACGGGGAGGCGTGGCCCTGCGCCCCGGCGATGGCATTATCCACTCCTGGCTAAACCGAATGCTGCTGCCCGATACGGTGGGAACAGGCGGCGATTCCCACACCCGTTTCCCCCTCGGTATTTCCTTCCCGGCAGGTTCCGGTTTGGTGGCCTTTGCGGCGGCGATCGGTGCGATGCCGTTGGATATGCCGGAGTCGGTGCTGGTGCGCTTTAAGGGGGAACTGCAACCCGGTGTGACCCTGCGCGATATCGTAAATGCCATTCCCTACGTGGCGATCCAGGAAGGCAAGCTCACCGTTGCCAAGCAGAATAAGCAGAACGTTTTCTCTGGGCGGATTATGGAGATGGAAGGACTGCCCGATCTGAAGGTAGAACAGGCGTTTGAACTCACCGATGCAACGGCAGAGCGTTCCTGCGCGGGTTGTACCATCAAACTGGGCACAGAAACGATCGCTGAATATCTCCGTTCAAATGTCGCTCTGTTGAAGAACATGGTGGCGCGAGGCTATGGCGATGCTCGTACCATTCTGCGTCGCGTGGCCAAGATGGAGGCATGGCTGGCGAACCCGACGCTGATGGCAGCGGATGCGGATGCGGAGTACGCGGACGTGA
- a CDS encoding low-complexity tail membrane protein: MRSFWSDPYLWVHLAGLAVVPILLDFCLLGLAVGESTLPPLAELGLVATVGVIPVLWMQWRSPFYIFSLVAIALRPTRLTDDQRRILRQFKTPLVKILTTLAAGMLVATLWQLYRLAPVAAVNSPWNADNRWIGLAVAAIAFLGANLYAQVPASVVAVLMTSKRAFASVKPYPTEAIFKDFTVLGIPVRQVLPLPEPSIPGVQSAAPVSPVPTSPEPSTPNASTQQEPGSTDEVVILQATEVIEVSAESDTQETLDDLIESELSGLSETLADALDDATTEPTATTQETSPVDPSDAFPLRQPPSYEDPEANSD; encoded by the coding sequence ATGCGCTCTTTTTGGTCAGATCCATATCTCTGGGTTCACCTTGCGGGACTTGCCGTCGTTCCAATACTGCTCGATTTTTGTTTACTTGGATTAGCTGTCGGTGAGTCTACCCTGCCACCGCTTGCCGAGTTGGGTCTGGTGGCTACGGTGGGGGTGATTCCGGTGTTGTGGATGCAGTGGCGATCGCCCTTTTACATTTTCAGTCTGGTGGCGATCGCGCTCCGACCCACCCGATTAACCGATGATCAGCGGCGCATTCTGCGGCAGTTCAAAACGCCGCTGGTGAAGATTTTGACTACCCTTGCTGCTGGAATGTTGGTGGCAACCCTCTGGCAACTGTATCGACTGGCTCCAGTGGCCGCCGTAAATTCCCCTTGGAATGCGGACAATCGCTGGATCGGCCTCGCAGTAGCGGCGATCGCATTTTTGGGTGCCAATCTCTATGCTCAGGTTCCCGCTAGCGTTGTGGCGGTGTTGATGACGAGCAAACGCGCCTTTGCCTCGGTTAAGCCCTATCCCACCGAAGCAATCTTTAAGGACTTCACCGTCTTGGGGATTCCCGTTCGCCAAGTCCTCCCCTTACCAGAGCCTTCGATTCCTGGGGTACAGTCCGCAGCTCCAGTCAGTCCAGTACCGACTTCACCAGAACCGTCCACACCGAATGCATCTACACAACAAGAGCCTGGATCAACGGATGAAGTTGTCATCCTGCAAGCGACAGAGGTCATTGAAGTGTCGGCTGAGTCTGATACCCAGGAAACCCTGGATGACTTGATTGAGTCAGAACTGTCGGGCCTTTCAGAGACCCTCGCAGATGCCCTAGACGACGCCACCACCGAACCGACAGCCACCACCCAAGAAACCTCCCCCGTTGATCCATCGGATGCTTTCCCGTTGCGCCAGCCCCCTAGCTATGAAGATCCCGAAGCCAATTCGGATTAA